From a single Azospirillum fermentarium genomic region:
- a CDS encoding response regulator, with protein sequence MASDATLVDDKHLDPDDTQEITPCVTAEDFFNPAARDGIGRHCERFLNENALTPTELLHSPRHQNTLSNQAIFVGILQQAERVMGRKSGSLNALVNDVAMLTRQRSKEWVIPELTAENYTASVKEVMEKDAQTGRWIVDAALTQFIHAGRSFAEKTGQLLTLADTVGEGGDEEEREAAMGPLDRLLGEMVRSESGMASISGDMPFVRLVDTIIILATGDTPLPDDTPALVTRLGALMRRVNMPLLSDSLMVAFRRELAKPHRFAVSSIGDMFGIESVQKEVLALARIAQRVKTGDGYRGGARTEGSLQRRMALLLNEDTLPEIIKGRNFIEKIRILFMLQKMPLTPISLRAVNQYLKVYFDGREFAGRLLDCWKEQSDKLKGLAEVQRLMLDSAFPAEERDTLAKQIDEVQYTFIRTQRILSPLQQIKTEPTADKVLEIVKLAGEKAFCEGKSRITAARALYRQVHRPRFIRAFLLGAQGTKERAARAAWMRGALATIGVPFIDMSNLRVMVVDDEDGPRNYVESVLHDLGVGVIETMEDGQQALDRFLGHEDRYDLIICDWMMPRASGLEVLKQVRAVRPDLPFLMVTALATRKAVEHALAHQVTAYIVKPFTPDQLEDKVFIVLTQKGAPGSG encoded by the coding sequence ATGGCATCGGATGCCACTCTTGTCGATGACAAGCACCTCGATCCTGACGATACGCAGGAGATCACCCCGTGCGTCACGGCGGAGGATTTCTTCAACCCCGCGGCGCGGGACGGCATCGGGCGCCATTGCGAACGTTTTCTCAATGAAAACGCCCTGACGCCCACCGAACTGCTGCATTCCCCCCGCCACCAGAACACCCTGTCCAACCAGGCCATCTTCGTCGGCATCCTGCAGCAGGCCGAACGGGTGATGGGGCGTAAGAGCGGGTCGCTGAACGCGCTGGTCAACGACGTGGCCATGCTGACCCGCCAGCGGTCCAAGGAATGGGTCATCCCCGAACTGACGGCGGAGAATTACACCGCGTCCGTCAAGGAGGTGATGGAGAAGGACGCCCAGACCGGACGCTGGATCGTCGATGCGGCCCTGACCCAGTTCATCCACGCCGGCCGCTCCTTTGCCGAAAAGACCGGGCAGCTTCTGACCCTTGCCGACACGGTGGGCGAGGGGGGGGACGAAGAGGAGCGGGAGGCCGCCATGGGCCCCCTCGACCGGCTGTTGGGCGAGATGGTCCGCAGCGAATCCGGGATGGCCTCCATTTCCGGTGACATGCCCTTCGTGCGGCTGGTGGACACCATCATCATCCTGGCCACGGGCGACACGCCGCTTCCCGACGACACCCCGGCGTTGGTCACCCGGCTGGGCGCGCTGATGCGGCGGGTGAATATGCCGCTCCTGTCCGACAGCCTGATGGTGGCGTTCCGCCGGGAACTGGCCAAGCCCCACCGCTTCGCCGTCAGCAGCATCGGCGACATGTTCGGCATCGAATCGGTGCAGAAGGAGGTTCTGGCCCTCGCCCGCATCGCCCAGCGGGTCAAGACCGGCGACGGCTACCGCGGCGGTGCGCGGACCGAGGGGTCGTTGCAGCGGCGCATGGCGCTGCTGCTGAACGAGGACACGCTGCCGGAGATCATCAAGGGGCGGAACTTCATCGAAAAGATCCGCATCCTGTTCATGCTGCAGAAGATGCCGCTGACGCCGATCTCGCTGCGGGCGGTGAACCAGTACCTGAAGGTCTATTTCGACGGGCGCGAATTCGCCGGGCGGTTGCTGGATTGCTGGAAGGAGCAGAGCGACAAGCTGAAGGGGCTGGCCGAGGTGCAGCGCCTGATGCTCGATTCCGCCTTTCCGGCGGAAGAGCGCGACACGCTGGCCAAGCAGATCGACGAGGTGCAGTACACGTTCATCCGCACCCAGCGCATCCTGTCGCCGCTCCAGCAGATCAAGACCGAACCCACCGCCGACAAGGTGCTGGAAATCGTCAAGCTGGCCGGGGAAAAGGCGTTCTGCGAGGGCAAGAGCCGCATTACCGCCGCCCGCGCCCTCTATCGCCAGGTCCACCGTCCCCGTTTCATCCGCGCCTTCCTGCTGGGCGCCCAAGGCACCAAGGAACGGGCGGCGCGGGCGGCGTGGATGCGCGGCGCGCTGGCCACCATCGGCGTGCCCTTCATCGACATGAGCAACCTGCGCGTGATGGTGGTGGATGACGAGGACGGCCCGCGCAACTATGTGGAATCCGTGCTCCACGATCTGGGTGTGGGCGTCATCGAGACCATGGAGGACGGCCAGCAGGCGCTGGACCGTTTCCTCGGGCACGAGGACCGCTACGACCTCATCATCTGCGACTGGATGATGCCGCGGGCCAGCGGGCTGGAGGTGCTGAAACAGGTGCGCGCCGTGCGCCCCGACCTGCCGTTCCTGATGGTGACGGCGCTGGCCACCCGCAAGGCGGTGGAGCACGCGCTGGCCCATCAGGTCACGGCCTATATCGTCAAGCCCTTCACCCCCGACCAGCTCGAAGACAAGGTGTTCATCGTCCTGACCCAGAAGGGCGCGCCGGGAAGCGGTTAG
- a CDS encoding PAS-domain containing protein — MDGTRNRKDGLPEAAVEDSVQPSAEAPVLSPPVPLHTRWLILPEILLVVLGVMALVGLLMFAADRQDRIAGIQSQRTAASLLSLEREALEKTVSDYAWWNDTVKNLAAVPHGGWAESLLGPALHKQFGVNDALLLDRNGAVLFALSGGRLSDPGLLARFGAPLPALVEQTRRRMGDSIHTGDERPPALSGLMVTRDGQGVPVLNLAAVSPLFVTTPDSGGAPDRLMLVFVRQVDAAVLERMERLFGLRDLVYRSDAGVPAGTAALALSAPDGSDVGYLAWTPDQPGRTLLRRVALPLATVLVIMAGLGVLAVRRAFRAAAAVQRAAGLLRDANEGLELSHRRFRDFAEASSDWFWETGPDHGYTYISERLEVLLKRSPWSVFGTSLMDLGRLAEDADTWEEYRADILAGRPFRDLEVQVDDSGDTPLVLRLSGQPVLSSDGRLLGYRGTGIDVTAETMAMIDARFMQVVVHDALDSISEGFVLFNADGRLLFCNDRYRQAYPTIADVLLPGTTFDEILRVAAVRGGYQGSEQDMVQWIQARKNRHLEHEAPVDKRLSDGRWYRISEHATGSGGIVKILMDITELKDREQELAGQTARLKATLESISQGICMFDRDGTLAAWNDDFPRLLGLSAGFVRFGLPLGDLAGHMRNEAAPLALAFQPDGSACAPVVPAARWEVDPLRVGDRFLEVRRSPIPGGGFVATITDVTDRYRFEAVLRDLAQSVSHGGGEEFFRKLALALARALDVEIAAVAAVTDEPGEVRMLALAVDGEMQPPMDVPLAGTPAEQVVGRAPRVFPSGVCRHFPNDPLAVRLRVESYCGAPLFDASGRPLGFIAVMSRRPNLDLMSAQSLLDVFGARAAAELERATTVTALKESEHRYRQLVEMAPYGIVIWYRGAIQFANAAAAGILGMAGGGLVEGGNLAGFLDDGAAVEAQITKAADGQRQRLEAEVIRPSGERRHVEVQAYPAVYQGGAAVLVVMNDITERRRAEHELQRSQKMEAVGRMAGGIAHEFNNMLTAIGGFARLAERSPGDENRVLSCVREIAKASDRAAALTSQLLDFSRRRVSEETEVVGLAELVRDLRVFLKPLITSSVALEVEIREPAAHAVANPVTLNQALLNLAINARDAMMPNGGRLVVSLDVVTPPPVFFERYEYLKKGRYALLRVTDTGCGIPEEIRDRIWEPFFTTKEPGKGTGLGLWMVYGTARQAGGVVEVMSEPGQGTVFSLYLPAVDPPVHQDEGVENVGLPEGETAWVLLVDDEESVRSFLRLTLEEAGCEVVEAADGVEALKCFMDSGGLFDIVISDISMPRMSGPELARALEEHNPELRILFLTGYASRDMAEGLTARPGTQILMKPVTPEKLLAAVRELIAA, encoded by the coding sequence GTGGACGGGACGCGCAATCGCAAGGACGGGCTGCCGGAAGCGGCTGTTGAGGATTCCGTGCAGCCGTCCGCTGAGGCACCCGTTCTGTCCCCGCCGGTTCCGTTGCACACCCGTTGGCTGATCCTGCCCGAGATCCTCCTGGTCGTGCTGGGGGTGATGGCGCTGGTCGGGCTGCTGATGTTCGCCGCCGACCGGCAGGACCGCATCGCCGGCATTCAATCCCAGCGGACCGCCGCCTCGCTGCTGTCGCTGGAGCGGGAAGCGTTGGAAAAGACGGTCAGCGATTACGCGTGGTGGAACGACACGGTGAAAAATCTGGCGGCGGTCCCTCACGGCGGGTGGGCGGAAAGCCTGCTGGGACCGGCGCTGCACAAGCAGTTCGGCGTCAACGACGCGCTGCTGCTGGACCGCAACGGTGCGGTGCTGTTCGCTTTGTCGGGCGGGCGGCTCAGCGATCCGGGGCTTCTGGCGCGTTTCGGCGCGCCGCTGCCGGCTCTGGTGGAACAGACCCGGCGGCGCATGGGCGATTCCATCCACACGGGCGATGAGCGTCCCCCGGCCTTGAGCGGGCTGATGGTGACGCGGGACGGGCAGGGGGTTCCCGTGCTCAATCTGGCGGCGGTCAGCCCGCTGTTCGTGACCACCCCCGACAGCGGCGGCGCGCCCGACCGGCTGATGCTGGTGTTCGTCCGCCAGGTGGACGCGGCGGTTCTGGAACGGATGGAGCGGCTGTTCGGCCTGCGTGATCTGGTCTATCGCTCCGATGCCGGTGTGCCCGCCGGCACGGCGGCCCTGGCCTTGAGCGCGCCCGACGGCTCCGACGTGGGGTATCTGGCATGGACGCCCGACCAGCCGGGCCGCACGCTGCTGCGCCGGGTGGCGCTGCCGCTGGCGACGGTTCTGGTGATCATGGCCGGGCTGGGGGTGCTGGCGGTCCGCCGGGCATTCAGGGCCGCTGCCGCGGTGCAGCGGGCGGCAGGGCTGCTGCGCGATGCCAACGAGGGGCTGGAACTCAGCCACCGCCGGTTCCGCGACTTCGCCGAGGCATCCTCGGACTGGTTCTGGGAAACCGGGCCGGATCATGGCTACACCTATATTTCCGAACGGCTGGAGGTGCTGCTGAAGCGCAGCCCCTGGTCGGTCTTCGGCACCTCGCTGATGGACCTGGGGCGTTTGGCGGAAGATGCCGACACGTGGGAGGAATACCGCGCCGATATTCTGGCCGGGCGCCCCTTCCGTGACCTGGAGGTGCAGGTTGACGACAGCGGCGACACCCCTTTGGTCCTGCGGCTCAGCGGCCAGCCGGTGCTGTCGTCCGACGGGCGGCTGCTGGGCTACCGCGGCACCGGCATCGACGTGACCGCCGAAACCATGGCGATGATCGACGCCCGCTTCATGCAGGTGGTGGTGCACGACGCGCTGGACAGCATTTCCGAAGGCTTCGTTCTGTTCAACGCCGACGGGCGCCTGCTGTTCTGCAACGACCGTTACCGGCAGGCGTACCCGACCATCGCCGACGTGCTGCTTCCCGGCACCACCTTCGACGAGATCCTGCGGGTGGCGGCGGTGCGCGGCGGCTACCAGGGCAGCGAACAGGACATGGTGCAGTGGATCCAGGCGCGCAAGAACCGCCATCTGGAGCACGAGGCGCCGGTGGACAAGCGCCTGTCGGACGGGCGCTGGTACCGCATCAGCGAGCACGCCACCGGGTCGGGCGGCATCGTGAAGATCCTGATGGACATCACCGAGCTGAAGGACCGGGAACAGGAGCTGGCCGGCCAGACCGCGCGGCTGAAGGCCACCCTGGAAAGCATCAGCCAGGGCATCTGCATGTTCGACCGCGACGGCACGCTGGCGGCGTGGAACGATGATTTCCCCCGCCTGCTGGGGCTGTCCGCCGGGTTCGTCCGCTTCGGGCTGCCGCTGGGCGATCTGGCCGGGCACATGCGCAACGAGGCCGCCCCGCTGGCGCTGGCGTTCCAGCCCGACGGTTCGGCCTGCGCCCCCGTCGTTCCCGCCGCCCGGTGGGAGGTGGACCCGCTGCGCGTCGGCGACCGTTTTCTGGAGGTGCGGCGCAGCCCGATCCCCGGCGGCGGTTTCGTCGCCACCATCACCGACGTCACCGACCGCTACCGCTTCGAAGCGGTTCTGCGCGATCTGGCGCAGTCGGTGTCCCACGGCGGGGGCGAGGAGTTCTTCCGCAAGCTGGCGCTGGCGCTGGCCCGCGCGCTGGATGTGGAGATTGCCGCCGTCGCCGCCGTCACCGACGAGCCGGGAGAGGTGCGGATGCTGGCGCTGGCCGTGGACGGGGAGATGCAGCCGCCCATGGATGTCCCCCTGGCCGGCACCCCGGCGGAACAGGTGGTGGGCCGGGCGCCGCGGGTGTTCCCGTCCGGCGTCTGTCGCCATTTTCCCAACGATCCGCTGGCGGTGCGGCTGAGGGTGGAGAGCTATTGCGGGGCGCCGCTGTTCGACGCCTCGGGCCGTCCGCTGGGCTTCATCGCCGTCATGTCGCGGCGTCCCAACCTGGACCTGATGTCGGCGCAGTCGCTGCTCGACGTGTTCGGCGCGCGGGCGGCGGCGGAGCTGGAGCGCGCCACGACCGTCACCGCGCTGAAGGAGAGCGAGCACCGCTACCGTCAGCTTGTGGAAATGGCGCCCTACGGCATCGTCATCTGGTACCGCGGCGCCATTCAGTTCGCCAACGCCGCCGCCGCCGGCATTCTGGGCATGGCCGGGGGCGGGCTGGTGGAGGGGGGCAACCTTGCCGGCTTCCTCGACGACGGGGCGGCGGTCGAGGCCCAGATCACCAAGGCCGCCGACGGTCAGCGCCAGCGGCTGGAGGCCGAGGTCATCCGCCCGTCCGGCGAGCGCCGCCATGTGGAGGTGCAGGCTTACCCCGCCGTTTATCAGGGTGGGGCGGCGGTGCTGGTGGTGATGAACGACATCACCGAACGCCGCCGGGCCGAACACGAACTCCAGCGGTCGCAGAAGATGGAGGCGGTGGGCCGCATGGCCGGCGGTATCGCCCATGAATTCAACAACATGCTGACGGCCATCGGCGGTTTTGCCCGGCTGGCCGAGCGCAGCCCCGGCGACGAGAACCGCGTGCTGTCGTGCGTGCGCGAAATCGCCAAGGCGTCCGACCGCGCCGCGGCCCTGACCTCGCAATTGCTGGATTTCAGCCGCCGGCGGGTGTCGGAGGAGACCGAGGTGGTGGGGCTGGCCGAGTTGGTCCGCGACCTGCGCGTGTTCCTGAAACCCCTGATCACCTCCAGCGTGGCGCTGGAGGTGGAGATCCGCGAACCGGCGGCCCATGCCGTGGCCAACCCGGTCACGCTCAATCAGGCCCTGCTCAACCTGGCCATCAATGCCCGCGACGCCATGATGCCCAATGGGGGCCGGCTGGTGGTGTCGCTGGACGTGGTGACGCCGCCGCCGGTCTTTTTCGAGCGCTACGAATACCTGAAGAAGGGGCGCTATGCCCTGTTGCGGGTCACCGACACCGGGTGCGGCATCCCGGAAGAGATCCGCGACCGCATCTGGGAACCCTTCTTCACCACCAAGGAACCGGGCAAGGGCACGGGCCTGGGGCTGTGGATGGTCTATGGCACCGCCCGGCAGGCCGGCGGCGTGGTGGAGGTGATGTCGGAGCCGGGGCAGGGAACGGTGTTTTCGCTCTACCTGCCGGCGGTGGACCCGCCCGTCCATCAGGACGAGGGGGTGGAGAACGTCGGCCTGCCCGAGGGGGAAACCGCGTGGGTTCTGTTGGTGGACGACGAGGAATCGGTCCGGTCCTTCCTGCGCCTGACCCTGGAAGAGGCGGGGTGCGAGGTGGTGGAGGCCGCCGACGGGGTGGAGGCGCTGAAATGCTTCATGGACAGCGGGGGACTGTTCGATATCGTCATCAGCGATATCTCCATGCCACGGATGAGCGGCCCGGAACTGGCCCGCGCGCTGGAGGAGCATAATCCCGAGTTGCGCATTCTTTTCCTGACCGGCTATGCCTCCCGCGATATGGCGGAGGGGCTGACGGCCCGCCCGGGCACCCAGATCCTGATGAAGCCGGTGACGCCCGAAAAGCTGCTGGCCGCCGTGCGCGAACTGATCGCCGCATGA
- a CDS encoding ATP-binding protein produces MTRPDLDLAHLRLFVAVAEGGIASAARSLGCTEHDVQDGLRTLEERYGHPLLTAEGPTADGRRLLTRARRILSLFDETVDALDRGTLAASHLADKDGAGDALMLRDLLGDAVGCISEGFVLFDPDGRLVLCNDRYREAYPLLADKLRPGVSFADLLRTALDRGAGGQVINPTLWVEERLRRHFDSEAPTDHRLGDGCWYRISEHATRFGGIVKVLTDITELKRHEEALAHSENRYRQLVETAPYGVIVWDGVRVRFANRAAADILGTDAVEDMAALPRLSDPTAPGLGEPLFAHLPPPCVQRAPGPAMAAQVDTAGGGVRDLEAGVHPFAIDGAPAWLLVLNDVTQRKQAERALNQSQKMQAIGQLAGGIAHEFNNMLTAIGGFAHMARRAPADRPRVEQCLGEIIKATDRAAGLTSQLLTFGRQEPGEAARLVTVAPQLEEARRFLRPILGERYSLEIDVRAADAVVLIEPAHLHQSLVNLAINSRDAMPGGGPITITLDRGVPDAAFWRRHTALRRGTYVTIQVRDAGEGIAPDAIDRIFEPFYTTKQQGEGTGLGLSLVYSTVTRAGGAVEVWSEPGQGTAFTLYFPAERGTLGYGAGDGGDDAPAEEVEDGPSVAATVLLVEDEEQVREFIRLTLEDMGMRVVIAADGQEALELFHSQGGAFDLLVSDLVMPRMGGAELTRRLREEAGDLPVVLMSGYPPETEPLDGLLADSSRIAFLHKPVNPDALAARIHALVV; encoded by the coding sequence ATGACCCGACCCGATCTCGACCTTGCGCATCTGCGCCTGTTCGTAGCGGTGGCGGAAGGCGGGATCGCCTCTGCCGCCCGTTCCCTCGGCTGCACCGAACACGATGTGCAGGACGGTCTGCGCACCCTGGAGGAGCGGTACGGACACCCGTTGCTGACCGCGGAGGGGCCGACCGCCGATGGCCGCCGGCTGCTGACGCGGGCCCGCCGCATTCTGTCGCTGTTCGACGAAACGGTGGACGCGCTGGACCGCGGCACCCTGGCCGCCAGCCATCTGGCCGACAAGGACGGCGCCGGTGACGCGCTGATGCTGCGCGACCTGCTGGGCGATGCGGTGGGGTGCATCAGCGAAGGCTTCGTGCTGTTCGACCCCGACGGGCGGCTGGTGCTGTGCAACGACCGTTACCGCGAAGCCTATCCGCTGCTGGCGGACAAGCTGCGGCCGGGCGTGTCGTTCGCCGACCTTCTTCGCACCGCCCTGGACCGCGGGGCCGGGGGGCAGGTCATCAACCCGACCCTGTGGGTGGAAGAACGCCTGCGCCGCCATTTCGACAGCGAGGCGCCCACCGACCACCGGCTGGGCGACGGGTGCTGGTACCGCATCAGCGAACACGCCACCCGTTTCGGCGGCATCGTCAAGGTTCTGACCGACATCACCGAACTCAAGCGCCATGAAGAGGCGCTGGCCCACAGCGAAAACCGTTACCGCCAGCTTGTGGAAACCGCCCCCTATGGCGTGATCGTGTGGGATGGGGTGCGGGTGCGCTTCGCCAACCGCGCGGCGGCGGACATCCTGGGCACGGACGCCGTGGAGGACATGGCGGCTCTGCCGCGCCTGTCCGATCCCACGGCGCCGGGGCTGGGGGAACCGCTGTTCGCCCATCTGCCGCCGCCCTGCGTCCAGCGTGCCCCCGGCCCGGCCATGGCGGCGCAGGTGGACACGGCCGGCGGCGGCGTCCGCGACCTGGAGGCCGGGGTCCATCCCTTCGCCATCGACGGCGCGCCCGCGTGGCTGTTGGTGCTGAACGACGTGACCCAGCGCAAACAGGCGGAGCGGGCGCTGAACCAGTCGCAGAAGATGCAGGCCATCGGCCAGCTTGCCGGCGGTATCGCGCACGAATTCAACAACATGCTGACCGCCATTGGCGGTTTCGCCCACATGGCCCGCCGCGCCCCCGCTGACCGCCCCCGCGTGGAGCAGTGTTTGGGCGAGATCATCAAGGCCACCGACCGCGCCGCCGGGCTGACGTCGCAGCTTCTCACCTTCGGACGGCAGGAACCGGGGGAGGCCGCGCGTCTGGTCACCGTCGCCCCGCAGCTGGAGGAGGCGCGCCGCTTCCTGCGCCCGATCCTGGGGGAACGCTACAGCCTGGAGATCGACGTCCGCGCGGCCGATGCGGTGGTGCTGATCGAGCCGGCCCACCTGCACCAGTCGCTGGTCAATCTGGCCATCAACAGCCGGGATGCCATGCCGGGCGGCGGCCCCATCACCATCACGCTGGACCGCGGGGTGCCCGATGCCGCCTTCTGGCGCCGTCACACGGCCTTGCGCCGCGGCACCTATGTCACCATCCAGGTGCGCGACGCCGGGGAGGGCATCGCGCCCGACGCCATCGACCGTATCTTCGAACCCTTCTACACCACCAAACAGCAGGGGGAAGGGACGGGGCTGGGCCTGTCGCTGGTCTATTCCACCGTCACCCGCGCCGGCGGCGCGGTGGAGGTGTGGTCGGAACCGGGGCAGGGCACCGCCTTCACCCTTTATTTTCCCGCCGAACGCGGCACGCTGGGCTACGGTGCCGGCGACGGTGGCGATGACGCCCCGGCGGAGGAGGTGGAGGACGGACCGTCCGTTGCGGCCACGGTGCTGCTGGTGGAGGATGAGGAACAGGTGCGCGAGTTCATCCGCCTGACCCTGGAGGATATGGGCATGCGGGTGGTCATCGCCGCCGACGGGCAGGAGGCGCTGGAGCTGTTCCACAGCCAGGGCGGGGCCTTCGACCTGCTGGTCAGCGATCTGGTGATGCCGCGCATGGGCGGGGCCGAGTTGACCCGCCGCCTGCGGGAAGAGGCGGGCGACCTGCCGGTGGTGCTGATGTCCGGCTACCCGCCGGAAACCGAGCCGCTGGACGGGCTGCTGGCCGATTCCAGCCGCATCGCGTTCCTGCACAAGCCGGTGAACCCCGACGCTCTGGCCGCGCGCATCCACGCGCTGGTCGTCTGA
- a CDS encoding response regulator has protein sequence MAARIDVNSPTLEASAVDSYDVDALLFELGADAGAQDEGVPVCTEPQHLFTSTARFFAADALADFLDGQRLTPTEMLHRVTPLCAFQEWHRRRAVLERIAHAQAKPGHRNAQIRVEEVLDLEKGVIELAKQRGHRGPAPGFDARTFGAAVSGAFQGGPDFDARYALDSLVSSWLADSTSYEVKLVRLLSLESDGLSREGIAVIDQVIGEILASRAGVEELFGWCKGLHPLLDALVQVWKGDGVLGDGAPVVLRRLAAFVGRRRAPGARRGLEMSLHRVLIGTQRLTPPNSYDPRALSTILDEMLATGAVASRLRTTGGYIGGDRTRRILDRRIARLLTPDKLDAVLQDKTHYARLIDLFTLESATFGDQSRKMIAAAIQKHLEQRELTQRLFEGMRTPRARIKALSDLHRRLLRSGLPESLRDSFGRMLDELQYLYLRTNRILARLACDKKPAVEEVMDFAALLAENAFTEPKCAAAIRMLIGHHTRSPSFLRAYLNHWREKAERDGLAAGADERSSIFQALFTTLAEAGVPLKDMADLRVLLAEDESQARAYVRMILRDLGVVAITEAEDGHAALSCFTGHEADFDIIICDWKMPRLSGLEFLKMVRAVRPDMPFLMVTGLATMIAVEEAMAHDVTAYIAKPFAPEQLEEKLLILVNRDPALPAKP, from the coding sequence ATGGCCGCGCGCATCGACGTCAACTCCCCCACCCTGGAAGCCAGCGCCGTCGATTCCTACGACGTGGACGCGCTGCTGTTCGAACTGGGCGCCGACGCGGGCGCCCAGGACGAGGGCGTGCCGGTGTGCACCGAGCCGCAGCACCTGTTCACCAGCACCGCGCGTTTCTTCGCCGCCGACGCGCTGGCCGATTTCCTGGACGGCCAGCGGCTGACGCCCACGGAAATGCTGCACCGGGTGACACCCCTGTGCGCCTTTCAGGAATGGCACCGCCGCCGGGCGGTGCTGGAGCGCATCGCCCATGCCCAGGCCAAGCCCGGCCACCGCAACGCGCAGATCCGCGTGGAAGAGGTGCTGGATCTGGAAAAGGGCGTCATCGAGCTTGCCAAGCAGCGCGGCCACCGGGGACCGGCGCCGGGGTTCGACGCCCGCACCTTTGGCGCCGCGGTGTCGGGGGCGTTTCAGGGGGGGCCTGATTTCGACGCCCGCTACGCCCTGGATTCCCTGGTGTCGAGCTGGCTGGCCGACAGCACCAGCTACGAGGTCAAGCTGGTCCGCCTGCTGTCGCTGGAAAGCGACGGGCTGAGCCGGGAGGGGATCGCCGTCATCGATCAGGTGATCGGGGAAATCCTGGCGTCCCGCGCCGGGGTGGAGGAGCTGTTCGGCTGGTGCAAGGGGCTGCATCCGCTGCTGGATGCGCTGGTCCAGGTCTGGAAGGGCGACGGGGTGCTGGGCGATGGGGCGCCGGTGGTGCTGCGCCGTCTGGCCGCCTTCGTCGGACGGCGCCGGGCGCCGGGGGCGCGGCGGGGGCTGGAGATGTCGCTGCACCGGGTGCTGATCGGCACCCAGCGGCTGACGCCGCCCAACAGCTACGACCCCCGCGCCCTGTCCACCATTCTGGATGAGATGCTGGCGACCGGGGCGGTGGCCAGCCGCCTGCGCACCACGGGGGGATACATCGGCGGCGACCGGACGCGCCGCATCCTCGACCGCCGCATCGCCCGGCTGCTGACGCCGGACAAGCTGGACGCGGTGCTGCAGGACAAGACCCATTACGCCCGCCTGATCGACCTGTTCACCCTGGAATCCGCCACCTTCGGCGATCAGAGCCGCAAGATGATCGCGGCGGCCATCCAGAAGCATCTGGAACAGCGGGAGTTGACCCAGCGCCTGTTCGAAGGGATGCGCACGCCGCGCGCGCGGATCAAGGCGCTGTCGGACCTGCACCGCCGGCTGCTGCGCAGCGGGTTGCCCGAGTCTTTGCGCGACAGTTTCGGGCGGATGCTGGACGAGCTTCAGTATCTCTATCTGCGCACCAACCGCATCCTGGCACGGCTGGCCTGCGACAAGAAACCGGCGGTGGAGGAGGTGATGGATTTCGCCGCCCTGCTTGCCGAAAACGCCTTCACCGAACCCAAATGCGCCGCGGCCATCCGCATGCTGATCGGGCACCACACCCGCTCGCCGTCCTTCCTGCGCGCCTATCTCAACCATTGGCGGGAAAAGGCGGAGCGGGACGGGCTGGCGGCGGGGGCCGACGAGCGCAGCAGCATCTTCCAGGCCCTGTTCACCACCCTGGCCGAAGCCGGCGTGCCGCTGAAGGACATGGCCGACCTGCGGGTGCTTCTGGCCGAGGACGAATCCCAGGCCCGCGCCTATGTCCGCATGATCCTGCGCGATCTGGGCGTCGTGGCGATCACCGAAGCCGAGGACGGGCACGCCGCCCTGTCGTGTTTCACCGGCCATGAGGCCGATTTCGACATCATCATCTGCGACTGGAAGATGCCGCGGCTGTCGGGGCTGGAATTCCTGAAGATGGTGCGCGCCGTGCGGCCCGACATGCCCTTTCTGATGGTGACCGGGCTCGCCACCATGATCGCGGTGGAAGAGGCGATGGCCCACGATGTCACCGCCTATATCGCCAAGCCCTTCGCGCCCGAGCAGCTTGAGGAGAAGCTTCTGATCCTGGTCAACCGCGACCCGGCTCTCCCGGCCAAGCCCTGA
- a CDS encoding alpha/beta hydrolase, translating into MPTIELITRRPAGGPARPRPLLFVHGAFCGGWIWDEHFLPWFAERGWTAHALSLRGHGKSGGRDALIGYGLSDYVNDVLSVYDGLDTPPVLIGHSMGGMVVQRVLARRPATPAAVLMSSSPPTGLLESSLWLAWCHPIIFQQMALMNTLGENAVDPATISRAMFSDAMPRDEAVRYMTMMQGESKRILMEIGGWIPFPVLPPRTIPILVMGAENDRLIPPSQVRATARLLNTEAEILPGLGHGLMLEPAWETVARRIDAWLAGTLGGAERAAA; encoded by the coding sequence ATGCCGACCATCGAACTGATCACCCGCCGCCCCGCCGGTGGCCCCGCCCGCCCCCGCCCCCTGCTGTTCGTCCACGGCGCCTTTTGCGGCGGCTGGATCTGGGATGAGCATTTCCTGCCCTGGTTTGCCGAACGCGGCTGGACCGCCCACGCGCTCAGCCTGCGCGGCCACGGCAAGAGCGGGGGCCGGGACGCGCTGATCGGCTACGGCCTGTCCGATTACGTGAACGACGTGCTGTCGGTGTACGACGGCCTGGACACCCCCCCGGTGCTGATCGGCCATTCCATGGGCGGCATGGTGGTCCAGCGCGTGCTGGCTCGCCGCCCCGCCACCCCGGCGGCGGTGCTGATGTCCTCGTCCCCGCCCACCGGGCTCTTGGAATCCTCGCTATGGCTGGCGTGGTGCCACCCCATCATCTTCCAGCAGATGGCGTTGATGAACACGCTGGGGGAAAACGCCGTCGATCCGGCCACCATCTCCCGCGCCATGTTCTCCGACGCCATGCCGCGGGACGAGGCGGTGCGCTACATGACGATGATGCAGGGGGAATCCAAGCGCATCCTGATGGAAATCGGCGGCTGGATACCCTTCCCCGTGCTGCCGCCCCGCACCATTCCCATCCTGGTGATGGGCGCGGAAAACGACCGGCTGATCCCCCCGTCCCAGGTGCGCGCCACCGCCCGCCTGCTGAACACCGAGGCGGAGATCCTTCCCGGCCTCGGCCACGGCCTGATGCTGGAACCCGCGTGGGAAACCGTCGCCCGGCGCATCGACGCGTGGCTGGCCGGCACGCTGGGCGGGGCGGAAAGGGCTGCGGCCTAA